The following coding sequences are from one Acipenser ruthenus chromosome 7, fAciRut3.2 maternal haplotype, whole genome shotgun sequence window:
- the LOC131737580 gene encoding G-protein coupled receptor 83-like isoform X1, protein MLTCFIYSRIWSIQKHFVFRRRMLLYLQTGHLGTENTDYRKTTLKKKKRIQQKKMDLPVPFSNKYFKLKFPNRTSLETVRQDFNKSFGTLSLQDVCDMIPLLHADNNTQKTLLIVAYLLIMTFSLFGNLLVCLVVVKMKKRNVTNVFIFNLALAHLMLTLLNMPFTLARFVSSTWDFGKAMCHMSRFTHYCSLHVSTFTLTAISLEVYQAIMHPLKPRMTAARGIAYISFLWIMASCFSLPHTIYQKLMHFDLGQDNTRQLCLPDFPAPSDLYCKYLDLVTFIILYVVPLLVITITYTTLRKNLLRRIRDINSRQRRHNQKTINMLMLVVLVFAVCWFPLNCFMVLSSSNVISINNTLYFAFHWLAMSSTCYNPFIYCWLNIKFRTGIKALLRICVWERDPGRVDIPTVCLEAGRRIAWPKAGGKRKSDEDLCKRYPSTSRRMSEVQVNIEMDMINNTM, encoded by the exons ATGCTGACGTGCTTCATATATAGTCGAATCTGGAGTATTCAGAAACACTTCGTTTTTAGAAGGCGAATGCTTTTGTACCTGCAAACAGGACACTTGGGAACTGAGAATACAGACTACAGAAAGACaacattaaagaaaaagaaacgaATAC aacaaaagaaaatggaTTTGCCCGTGCCTTTCTCCAACAAGTACTTCAAACTTAAGTTCCCGAATCGCACTTCCCTGGAGACGGTCCGTCAGGATTTCAACAAGTCCTTCGGCACCCTGTCTTTGCAGGACGTCTGTGATATGATACCTTTACTGCATGCCGACAACAACACGCAGAAGACCCTGCTAATTGTCGCCTACTTGCTCATCATGACCTTCTCGCTGTTCGGAAACCTGCTGGTGTGCCTAGTCGTGGTCAAGATGAAAAAGCGTAACGTCACCAATGTCTTCATCTTCAATCTGGCTTTAGCACATCTAATGCTAACTCTTCTCAACATGCCGTTTACATTG GCTCGCTTTGTGAGCAGCACTTGGGACTTCGGGAAGGCAATGTGTCATATGAGCCGCTTCACGCATTACTGCTCCCTCCACGTGTCCACCTTCACCCTCACTGCAATCTCGCTGGAAGTATATCAG GCAATCATGCATCCACTGAAGCCACGTATGACAGCAGCCCGAGGGATCGCCTACATCTCCTTCCTCTGGATCATGGCTTCCTGCTTCTCTTTGCCCCACACCATTTACCAAAAGCTGATGCATTTTGATCTTGG GCAAGACAACACCCGGCAGCTGTGCCTGCCAGACTTCCCTGCTCCCTCGGACCTCTACTGCAAGTACCTGGACTTGGTCACGTTCATCATACTGTACGTGGTGCCCCTGCTGGTGATCACCATCACCTACACCACTTTGAGAAAGAACCTGTTGCGGCGCATCAGGGACATTAACAGCAGGCAGCGACGCCACAATCAGAAGACCATCAACATGCTCATGCTGGTGGTGCTTGTGTTTGCGGTCTGCTGGTTCCCCCTCAACTGCTTCATGGTCCTCTCCTCCAGCAATGTCATCAGTATCAACAACACCCTCTACTTTGCCTTCCACTGGCTCGCCATGAGCAGCACCTGCTACAACCCCTTCATCTACTGCTGGCTCAACATCAAGTTCCGCACCGGGATAAAGGCCCTGCTCCGGATCTGTGTCTGGGAGAGGGACCCCGGCCGGGTGGACATTCCCACTGTGTGCCTGGAAGCAGGGAGAAGGATTGCATGGCCCAAGGCTGGAGGAAAGAGGAAGTCCGACGAGGATCTGTGCAAACGTTACCCGTCCACCTCCAGAAGGATGTCCGAGGTCCAGGTCAACATCGAAATGGATATGATTAACAACACAATGTAA
- the LOC131737580 gene encoding G-protein coupled receptor 83-like isoform X2 — MDLPVPFSNKYFKLKFPNRTSLETVRQDFNKSFGTLSLQDVCDMIPLLHADNNTQKTLLIVAYLLIMTFSLFGNLLVCLVVVKMKKRNVTNVFIFNLALAHLMLTLLNMPFTLARFVSSTWDFGKAMCHMSRFTHYCSLHVSTFTLTAISLEVYQAIMHPLKPRMTAARGIAYISFLWIMASCFSLPHTIYQKLMHFDLGQDNTRQLCLPDFPAPSDLYCKYLDLVTFIILYVVPLLVITITYTTLRKNLLRRIRDINSRQRRHNQKTINMLMLVVLVFAVCWFPLNCFMVLSSSNVISINNTLYFAFHWLAMSSTCYNPFIYCWLNIKFRTGIKALLRICVWERDPGRVDIPTVCLEAGRRIAWPKAGGKRKSDEDLCKRYPSTSRRMSEVQVNIEMDMINNTM; from the exons atggaTTTGCCCGTGCCTTTCTCCAACAAGTACTTCAAACTTAAGTTCCCGAATCGCACTTCCCTGGAGACGGTCCGTCAGGATTTCAACAAGTCCTTCGGCACCCTGTCTTTGCAGGACGTCTGTGATATGATACCTTTACTGCATGCCGACAACAACACGCAGAAGACCCTGCTAATTGTCGCCTACTTGCTCATCATGACCTTCTCGCTGTTCGGAAACCTGCTGGTGTGCCTAGTCGTGGTCAAGATGAAAAAGCGTAACGTCACCAATGTCTTCATCTTCAATCTGGCTTTAGCACATCTAATGCTAACTCTTCTCAACATGCCGTTTACATTG GCTCGCTTTGTGAGCAGCACTTGGGACTTCGGGAAGGCAATGTGTCATATGAGCCGCTTCACGCATTACTGCTCCCTCCACGTGTCCACCTTCACCCTCACTGCAATCTCGCTGGAAGTATATCAG GCAATCATGCATCCACTGAAGCCACGTATGACAGCAGCCCGAGGGATCGCCTACATCTCCTTCCTCTGGATCATGGCTTCCTGCTTCTCTTTGCCCCACACCATTTACCAAAAGCTGATGCATTTTGATCTTGG GCAAGACAACACCCGGCAGCTGTGCCTGCCAGACTTCCCTGCTCCCTCGGACCTCTACTGCAAGTACCTGGACTTGGTCACGTTCATCATACTGTACGTGGTGCCCCTGCTGGTGATCACCATCACCTACACCACTTTGAGAAAGAACCTGTTGCGGCGCATCAGGGACATTAACAGCAGGCAGCGACGCCACAATCAGAAGACCATCAACATGCTCATGCTGGTGGTGCTTGTGTTTGCGGTCTGCTGGTTCCCCCTCAACTGCTTCATGGTCCTCTCCTCCAGCAATGTCATCAGTATCAACAACACCCTCTACTTTGCCTTCCACTGGCTCGCCATGAGCAGCACCTGCTACAACCCCTTCATCTACTGCTGGCTCAACATCAAGTTCCGCACCGGGATAAAGGCCCTGCTCCGGATCTGTGTCTGGGAGAGGGACCCCGGCCGGGTGGACATTCCCACTGTGTGCCTGGAAGCAGGGAGAAGGATTGCATGGCCCAAGGCTGGAGGAAAGAGGAAGTCCGACGAGGATCTGTGCAAACGTTACCCGTCCACCTCCAGAAGGATGTCCGAGGTCCAGGTCAACATCGAAATGGATATGATTAACAACACAATGTAA